The proteins below come from a single Apium graveolens cultivar Ventura unplaced genomic scaffold, ASM990537v1 ctg8759, whole genome shotgun sequence genomic window:
- the LOC141705303 gene encoding F-box/kelch-repeat protein At3g06240-like codes for MDLPEELIAEIISRTPVRTIVSCKSVCKRWCNIVSEPFFSRLHLSISSKMLLLHQGDAEDVDDDNDGDLAVVELDDQHHQHDIHHEPMMRFSPGLALGDYVGLIGSVNGLICLEDSYDDSAYVCNPITQEYIRLQDSEYTRVSYLKGYYGFGLVESNQQYKIVRFYKGRFPSTEYDLGSEVYTLGTGMWRDLGHVPFHLNEHDRGHYVSGRLHWLAGELICAFDLDRELFVQGSSSTGSWNTDHLASWESIIILGNLGGT; via the coding sequence ATGGACTTACCAGAAGAATTGATTGCTGAAATTATATCAAGAACTCCTGTGAGGACAATAGTGTCATGCAAAAGCGTGTGCAAAAGATGGTGTAATATAGTTTCAGAACCATTTTTTTCGCGTCTGCATCTCTCTATATCATCTAAAATGCTTTTACTTCATCAAGGAGACGCCGAGGACGTAGATGATGACAATGATGGTGACCTTGCAGTGGTTGAACTAGATGACCAACATCACCAACATGATATTCATCACGAGCCTATGATGAGATTTTCCCCGGGACTTGCCTTGGGAGACTATGTGGGGTTAATTGGATCAGTTAATGGGTTAATATGCTTAGAAGATAGTTATGATGATTCAGCATATGTATGCAATCCAATTACACAAGAGTACATACGCCTTCAAGATTCCGAGTACACCAGAGTATCATATTTAAAGGGATATTATGGCTTTGGACTTGTTGAATCGAACCAACAGTACAAGATTGTACGTTTTTATAAGGGTAGATTTCCTTCAACTGAATATGACCTAGGGAGCGAGGTTTATACGCTTGGAACCGGCATGTGGAGAGATCTAGGACATGTCCCCTTCCATCTGAATGAACATGATAGGGGTCACTATGTCAGTGGCCGCCTCCATTGGTTAGCTGGTGAACTAATATGTGCTTTCGATTTGGATAGAGAATTATTCGTCCAGGGAAGCTCCTCCACGGGCTCCTGGAATACAGATCATTTAGCATCTTGGGAGTCCATAATCATTTTAGGAAACTTGGGAGGTACTTAA